A section of the Mixophyes fleayi isolate aMixFle1 chromosome 1 unlocalized genomic scaffold, aMixFle1.hap1 SUPER_1_unloc_2, whole genome shotgun sequence genome encodes:
- the CCDC142 gene encoding LOW QUALITY PROTEIN: coiled-coil domain-containing protein 142 (The sequence of the model RefSeq protein was modified relative to this genomic sequence to represent the inferred CDS: inserted 1 base in 1 codon) → MSNPCHYTWSASLPCSPVLLQRVVSPSDVREDSIKPSIPQPTGGVLTGLDQVNPDLTHRVSGRHRTRRLLFLMRQRHLLTLTQDFVVHQINVLKFNNVCGMFKQRPPRSSELATVCENLLDVCRKSVFLQKRLRGDKWLYPISPSLQETIXNMQQVLVLLTMKAIIVTEKLILSVLRRGVCGMLVHCGLEETLKREMYSRKWRKVDGNPLFSGQHPAIDLLQRVSVPRSNANLEALIQLDRHQVSPVLQILDSFDQNMWNLVSSSSESALYNQYCTHLWPVLYAHIFQAFYPGIRKQRALPALSSCAEGAHVSAVQFLSNILASDNLPGQCQSLGLRLCDLLLCTGVFIAWDHVFCQALSSALTDKCVVPVSYNGDRSSDTHSRTSGILVNLCRQLSGLLHSMSSSHPGSVLSVVSIQHGVLTRCAASLQVCDLWIRSRTQTYVSSGSLSHLVLVTYGDVPVIKEGSRTMTTAAGTVRWLPPSQRLCVKMQNAQEVLDGLTLSVTHILGSVCARKARDVFQHVMPAGRHWRGKLVAGPELAPSDYARVAVSAVVLPVLDGVLALSLDGQVTAVPVALSAFMETWMGHILRQRLKFSLQGALQLRCDFESVREVLRSQESRMSPEVVQAALSLPVFLQADNAIVCLLQQPSHKTYLQARGCPIFCCPSLCRAAVESVSDSLQSLDSLERRAWARTYSTHRHSHDSYLPHNQRQWLSLRVHKNFNGMNLSWEGRETSEE, encoded by the exons ATGTCCAATCCGTGTCATTACACGT GGTCGGCCTCTTTGCCATGTTCTCCAGTCTTGCTGCAGAGAGTAGTGTCTCCGTCTGATGTCAGAGAGGACTCTATAAAGCCGTCCATACCACAGCCAACTGGGGGTGTCCTGACTGGGCTTGACCAAGTGAACCCTGACCTGACACATAGAGTTTCGGGCAGACATAGGACACGACGGCTTCTCTTCCTCATGCGCCAGCGTCATCTGCTGACCTTGACACAAGACTTTGTTGTGCATCAGATAAACGTATTAAAGTTTAATAATGTTTGTGGGATGTTCAAACAGAGACCTCCAAGATCTTCCGAGCTGGCAACTGTGTGCGAAAATTTGCTGGATGTTTGCCGGAAAAGTGTGTTTCTGCAGAAGAGATTGAGAGGAGACAAATGGTTGTACCCGATCTCGCCCTCCCTCCAGGAAACCA ACAACATGCAGCAGGTGCTCGTGTTGCTGACGATGAAGGCCATCATCGTGACAGAGAAGCTTATTCTGTCTGTCCTGCGCCGGGGTG TTTGCGGTATGCTGGTCCATTGTGGTCTGGAGGAGACTTTGAAGAGAGAGATGTACAGTCGGAAGTGGAGGAAAGTGGATGGGAATCCCTTGTTCTCCGGTCAGCACCCGGCTATAGATCTGCTGCAGAGGGTATCTGTGCCACGTTCTAATGCCAACCTGGAGGCTCTCATCCAGCTGGACCGGCACCAGGTCAGCCCTGTTCTGCAGATCCTGGACAGCTTTGATCAGAATATGTGGAATCTGGTCTCAAGCAGCTCTGAGTCTGCTCTGTACAACCAGTATTGTACCCACCTCTGGCCTGTCCTGTATGCCCACATCTTCCAGGCTTTCTATCCAGGGATTAGGAAGCAGCGGGCACTACCAGCCTTGTCGTCATGTGCTGAGGGAGCACACGTGTCTGCTGTCCAGTTCTTGTCCAACATCCTGGCATCAG ACAATCTCCCTGGGCAGTGCCAGTCGCTGGGTCTTCGTCTCTGCGACCTTCTCCTCTGTACCGGAGTCTTCATCGCCTGGGACCATG TGTTCTGTCAGGCGTTGAGTTCTGCATTGACTGATAAATGTGTGGTCCCAGTATCGTACAATGGAGATCGTAGCTCCGACACTCACAGCAGAACGTCCGGGATCCTGGTGAATTTGTGTCGACAGCTATCAGGATTACTGCACAGTATGAGCTCCAGCCATCCAG GTTCTGTCCTGAGTGTGGTCTCCATCCAGCACGGCGTCCTCACCCGGTGTGCCGCCTCCCTCCAGGTCTGTGATCTGTGGATACGAAGTCGCACCCAGACCTACGTGTCCTCAGGGTCTCTCAGCCATCTGGTGCTGGTGACTTATGGAGACGTTCCG GTGATAAAGGAGGGATCCCGTACTATGACCACTGCTGCTGGGACTGTACGATGGCTTCCTCCGAGTCAGCGATTGTGCGTCAAGATGCAGAACGCCCAGGAGGTCCTAGAC GGCCTTACCTTGTCTGTGACCCACATCCTGGGCTCCGTGTGTGCTCGCAAGGCCCGGGACGTTTTCCAGCACGTGATGCCAGCAGGACGACACTGGAGAGGGAAACTTGTGGCTG GCCCTGAGTTAGCACCCAGTGACTACGCCCGGGTGGCAGTCAGTGCGGTGGTGCTTCCAGTCCTGGATGGAGTCCTCGCTCTGTCTTTGGATGGACAGGTGACTGCAGTACCTGTGGCTCTCAGTGCGTTTATGGAAACCTGGATGGGACATATCCTGAGACAGAGGCTGAAATTCAG TTTGCAGGGAGCACTTCAGCTTAGATGTGATTTTGAGAGTGTCCGGGAGGTGCTAAGGTCTCAAGAATCTAGGATGTCTCCTGAGGTGGTTCAGGCTGCACTGTCTCTTCCCGTTTTCCTGCAGGCAGACAATGCCATAGTCTGTCTCCTGCAACAACCATCTCACAAGACTTACCTGCAGGCTCGTGGCTGCCCGATCTTCTGCT GTCCTTCTCTGTGCCGAGCTGCGGTGGAGAGTGTATCCGACAGCTTGCAGAGTCTGGACAGTCTGGAACGCAGAGCATGGGCCCGGACTTACTCCACGCACCGACACAGCCATGATTCCTATTTGCCCCACAACCAGCGCCAGTGGCTTTCCTTACGTGTGCACAAGAACTTTAATGGCATGAATTTATCATGGGAAGGACGAGAAACCTCAGAAGAATGA